The stretch of DNA GCAGACACACTGCAATCTGGGTAAGAAGAGCCGCTTTCTCGTTGTTCTCTACTTTGCCCTGGTGTCATGTTGCTTTCATATCCAGTACTGCGCTTTTTACCTATTCTTTGACTAGTCCTCCTTAATTCACCAGACGGGGTCCGAGCTGGTTTAAAGTAAACAGCTCGATTTGCTGCTCTGGAAACTGGCTTCGGAATCATGAGTCTCTGAACAGGgggtggctgagagtccaccttttcccttctggcctgaaaatCTGTGGTGGTGTCTATCCCACTCCTATCAAGAGgggaattcagagaagaaaaaacagatgaaattctTTTTGCATCCAGTAGAGGGCTTGACATCTTCTCTAAAGACTGCAGTATCCTCCGAGCTGTTAAACTAGTCACACCATAGGATTGTGTGTTCAGTTGCTTAGCTTTCATCTGTCTTCTGACTGGTGCCTGATAGGGTGTGTTTTGTAGTTTAGACTGTCTTACAGCAGCTGCTGCCCCACCATATGTCGTTTTTCCAGGATAAAAAGGAGAATCTCCAAACTGACTTGttttaagaactgaaaaattCCCAAGTGAAGGAGAAAGTGTTCCAAAGACAGTCTAAACTACAAAACACACCCTACCAGGCACCAGTCACAAGACAGATGAAAGCTAAGCAACTGAACACACAATCCAATGGTGTGACTAGTTTAACAGCTCGGAGGATACTGCAGTCTTTAGAGAAGATGTCAAGCCCTCTACTGGATGCAAAAAGAATTCCgtctgttttttcctctcctctgaatTCCCCTCTTGATAGGAGTGGGACAGACACCACCACAGattttcaggccagaagggaaaaggtggactctcaaccaccccCTGTTCAGAGACTCA from Physeter macrocephalus isolate SW-GA unplaced genomic scaffold, ASM283717v5 random_6552, whole genome shotgun sequence encodes:
- the LOC112063258 gene encoding LOW QUALITY PROTEIN: nuclear pore complex protein Nup153-like (The sequence of the model RefSeq protein was modified relative to this genomic sequence to represent the inferred CDS: deleted 2 bases in 1 codon), which produces TVFGTLSPSLGNFSVLKTSQFGDSPFYPGKTTYGGAAAAVRQSKLQNTPYQAPVRRQMKAKQLNTQSYGVTSLTARRILQSLEKMSSPLLDAKRISSVFSSLNSPLDRSGIDTTTDFQARREKVDSQPPPVQRLMIPKPVSRAANRAVYFKPARTPSGELRRTSQRIGKKRSTGYESNMTPGQSREQRESGSSYPDCSVSAANGLSSGGGGGGGKMRRERTRFVASEPQEEEGTEVPVLPKNSLPITGSSVPTFSFSSSVITTSSPSPTSPSQSLTNQVQMTSPNSTGSPLFRFSCPIIKSTEADVLPPSSILLQLGLI